One Bos indicus isolate NIAB-ARS_2022 breed Sahiwal x Tharparkar chromosome 10, NIAB-ARS_B.indTharparkar_mat_pri_1.0, whole genome shotgun sequence DNA window includes the following coding sequences:
- the LOC109564492 gene encoding olfactory receptor 11G2-like, with protein MKISNTPNTSSTITGFILLGFPCPREGQILLFVLFSDLYLLTLMGNGSIICAVRWDQRLHTPMYILLANFSFLEIWYVTSTVPNMLANFLSDNKLISFSGCFLQFYFFFSLGSTECFFLAIMAFDRYLAICWPLHYPTLMTGRLCANLIISCWVLGFLWFLIPIIIISQMSFCGSGIIDHFLCDPGPLLALTCKKPPVIELVFSTLSPVPLIIPFLFIMGSYALVLRAVLKVPSAAGRKKAFSTCGSHLAVVSLFYGSVLVMYGSPTSEHEGGMQKIVTLFYSIVTPLLNPVIYSLRNKDMKKALQKFLRLYKMLIKRVLEQLET; from the coding sequence ATGAAAATCTCCAACACCCCCAACACCTCCAGCACCATCACTGGCTTCatcctcctgggcttcccttgccCCAGGGAGGGGCAGATTCTCCTCTTTGTGCTCTTCTCTGATCTCTACCTCCTCACACTCATGGGCAACGGTTCTATCATCTGTGCTGTGCGCTGGGATCAGagactccacacccccatgtacatCCTGCTCGCCAACTTCTCCTTCCTGGAGATCTGGTATGTCACCTCCACTGTCCCCAACATGTTGGCCAACTTCCTCTCTGACAACAAGCTCATCTCCTTCTCTGGGTGCTTTCTCCAGTtctactttttcttctccttgggtTCTACAGAATGCTTTTTCTTGGCTATTATGGCATTTGATCGATACCTTGCCATCTGCTGGCCTCTACACTACCCTACTCTCATGACTGGACGTCTCTGTGCCAATCTTATAATCAGCTGCTGGGTACTTGGTTTCCTCTGGTTCTTGATTCCCATCATCATCATCTCCCAAATGTCATTCTGTGGATCTGGGATCATTGACCATTTCCTGTGTGACCCAGGTCCTCTTCTAGCACTCACTTGCAAAAAACCTCCTGTGATAGAGCTTGTCTTCTCCACTTTAAGTCCTGTGCCCCTcatcattccttttctcttcaTCATGGGGTCTTATGCTCTGGTCCTGAGAGCTGTATTGAAAGTCCCTTCAGCAGCTGGGCGAAAAAAGGCTTTCTCCACCTGTGGGTCTCATCTGGCTGTGGTTTCACTGTTTTATGGCTCAGTCCTTGTAATGTATGGGAGTCCAACATCTGAGCATGAAGGTGGAATGCAGAAGATTGTGACTCTGTTTTATTCTATTGTGACACCACTTCTTAACCCCGTAATATATAGTCTTAGAAACAAAGATATGAAAAAGGCCCTGCAGAAATTTCTTAGACTATACAAAATGTTAATCAAAAGAGTTCTTGAGCAATTAGAGACTTAA
- the LOC109564277 gene encoding olfactory receptor 11H4-like, protein MKVLGFVNNSAASTVTEFILLGFPGCQELQYFLFSLFFGIYIFTVVGNGTIVCAVRWDQRLHTPMYILLGNFAFLEIWYITSTVPSMLIHFVSETKTISFVDCFLQLYFFTSLGTTEVYLLCIMAYDRYLAICRPLHYTTIMTQQLCSVLLSLCWVFGFLSYSVSTVQLSQLPFCGPNTIDHFVCDMDPLMALSCVPAPVTEIVLYVLSSLIIVLTLLYILGSYTLLLITVFKVPSAAGRQKAFSTCGSHLTVVCLFFGALLAMYVSPTADNPAESQKIITLFYSVVTPFLNPLIYSLRNKEMKAALKKVLKIE, encoded by the exons ATGAAGG TCCTGGGATTCGTGAACAATTCAGCAGCAAGCACCGTGACGGAGTTTATcctcctaggcttccctggttgtcaaGAGTTACAGTATTTCCTCTTTTCACTGTTCTTTGGAATCTATATATTTACCGTGGTGGGAAATGGGACCATTGTTTGCGCTGTGAGGTGGGACCAAAGGCTCCACACTCCAATGTATATTCTCCTAGGGAATTTCGCTTTCCTTGAAATCTGGTACATTACTTCCACCGTGCCCAGTATGCTAATCCATTTCGTCTCAGAAACAAAAACcatctcttttgttgactgtttcCTCCAGTTATATTTTTTTACTTCCCTTGGTACAACTGAGGTATATTTGCTCTGTATCATGGCATATGATCGGTATCTTGCTATCTGCCGCCCATTGCACTACACAACCATCATGACCCAACAGCTCTGCTCTGTTTTGTTGTCTCTTTGCTGGGTATTTGGGTTCCTTAGTTACTCTGTCTCCACCGTGCAGCTCTCTCAGTTGCCTTTCTGTGGGCCCAATACCATCGATCACTTTGTGTGTGACATGGACCCACTGATGGCTCTGTCCTGTGTCCCAGCTCCTGTCACTGAGATTGTCTTGTATGTCCTCAGCTCCCTCATTATCGTGCTAACTCTTCTGTACATCCTTGGCTCCTATACCCTTTTATTGATTACTGTGTTTAAAGTCCCTTCAGCAGCAGGCCGACAGAAGGCCTTTTCTACTTGTGGATCACATCTGACAGTGGTGTGCTTATTCTTCGGGGCTCTTTTGGCCATGTATGTGAGCCCTACAGCTGATAACCCAGCTGAAAGTCAGAAGATTATAACTTTGTTCTATTCCGTGGTGACTCCCTTCTTAAACCCCCTGATTTACAGCTTAAGAAACAAGGAGATGAAGGCTGCACTGAAGAAAGTCCTGAAAATAGAATGA
- the LOC109564489 gene encoding LOW QUALITY PROTEIN: olfactory receptor 11H6-like (The sequence of the model RefSeq protein was modified relative to this genomic sequence to represent the inferred CDS: deleted 1 base in 1 codon; substituted 1 base at 1 genomic stop codon) — MFVIIHALXTSVSLTALGSQNTTMHFVTEFVLLGFPGEREMQMFFFSLILVVYLLTLLGNGAVVCAVKWDRRLHTPMYIFLGNFAFLEICYVSSTVPSMLINILSDTKTISFTGCFIQFYFFFSLGTTECFFLSVMAYDRYLAICCPLHYPSIMTGKFCVVLVCVCWVSGFLCYPVPIVLISQLPFCGPNIIDHFVCDPGPLFALACIPAPSTELICYTFNSVIIFGPFLSILGSYTLVLRAVLRFPSHAGRTKAFSTCGSHLMVVSLFYGTLMVMYVSPTSGNPAGMQKIITLVYSAVTPLLNPLIYSLRNKDMKDALKKVLGLRINQN; from the exons ATGTTCGTGATTATTCAC GCTCTGTAAACTTCAGTTTCTCTAACAGCTTTGGGATCCCAGAACACAACAATGCATTTTGTGACTGAGTTTGTccttctgggtttccctggtgaaaGGGAGATGCAGATGTTCTTCTTCTCATTAATCCTGGTGGTCTATCTCCTGACGCTGCTGGGGAATGGGGCTGTTGTCTGTGCAGTGAAATGGGACAGGCGGCTTCACACGCCCATGTACATCTTCTTGGGAAACTTTGCCTTCCTAGAGATCTGCTATGTTTCCTCCACTGTCCCAAGCATGCTGATCAACATCCTCTCTGACACCAAGaccatctccttcactggctgcTTCATccaattctatttctttttttcacttggtACAACAGAGTGTTTCTTCCTATCAGTTATGGCCTATGATCGGTACCTGGCCATCTGCTGCCCACTGCATTACCCCTCCATCATGACTGGGAAGTTCTGTGTGGTCCTAGTCTGTGTTTGTTGGGTGAGTGGATTTCTCTGCTATCCAGTCCCCATTGTCCTTATCTCCCAACTTCCCTTCTGTGGACCCAACATCATCGACCACTTTGTGTGTGACCCAGGCCCATTGTTTGCACTGGCCTGCATCCCTGCTCCTTCCACTGAGCTTATTTGCTACACCTTCAACTCAGTGATTATTTTTGGCCCCTTCCTTTCCATCTTGGGATCTTATACCCTGGTACTCAGAGCTGTGCTTCGTTTTCCCTCTCATGCTGGTAGAACTAAAGCTTTCTCCACATGCGGGTCCCACCTGATGGTGGTGTCTTTGTTCTATGGAACCCTTATGGTGATGTATGTGAGCCCAACATCAGGAAACCCAGCAGGAATGCAAAAAATCATCACTTTGGTATACTCAGCAGTGACTCCGCTCTTAAATCCACTTATCTACAGTCTCCGAAACAAAGACATGAAAGATGCCCTAAAGAAAGTCCTGGGATTAAGAATTAATCAAAACTGa